Proteins encoded by one window of Blautia luti:
- a CDS encoding cell wall hydrolase: MKKQRKFLWTALLLFMVSIFAMGCVTVSAATKTGFVTIGGKTYYIKEDGTKQKGWLQLNGKKYYFNKSTGVQVKGWVKDSSGKTIRYFTKGTGCMVTGFVSDSKGNTRYFDKKTGLLTRGWMENAKGEKYYFYSGSGIMAKGWVENKKGQKRYFSQATGKMCVSWVKNSKGYYRYFKPSTGIMYTGLQKVGKYYYYFSKTTGIRYQKGFGTVGKNKYYFDPDTGRMKTGWLTYTGNKYYFKSNGVMMVSTVTAINGTSYKFDSNGVASKLDYSYKIEGNYVKVYDSRNAKYYYMEKEFLEHPGVAEGKVSDLELLAAVCDAEAGNQGLVGMEAVALCILNSTIDKYKDFPSQIRYVIYQGKPTQYAVVTNGALLKRLKGTGWESKTVAHQAAEKAMKIFDDYVNTGKKRVLRGFTTKDFKYKYFMTPAAFWSQNLNFSKLNYEIYKGHVFFEDWISG, from the coding sequence ATGAAGAAACAGAGAAAATTTTTGTGGACAGCATTGCTTCTTTTCATGGTTTCCATTTTTGCAATGGGCTGTGTTACCGTATCTGCAGCGACGAAGACAGGATTCGTCACGATAGGGGGCAAGACTTATTACATAAAAGAAGATGGAACCAAGCAGAAAGGCTGGCTGCAGCTCAATGGAAAGAAATACTATTTCAACAAGAGTACGGGCGTACAAGTCAAAGGCTGGGTAAAGGATTCCTCTGGGAAAACCATCCGTTATTTCACAAAAGGCACTGGCTGTATGGTCACCGGATTTGTCTCAGACAGTAAAGGAAATACCCGTTACTTTGACAAGAAGACAGGCCTTCTCACCAGAGGCTGGATGGAGAATGCGAAGGGAGAGAAGTATTATTTCTACAGCGGTTCCGGTATTATGGCCAAAGGCTGGGTGGAAAATAAAAAAGGTCAGAAGCGCTATTTCAGCCAGGCGACAGGTAAGATGTGTGTAAGCTGGGTAAAGAATTCCAAAGGATATTACCGGTATTTTAAACCCTCTACAGGAATTATGTATACAGGTCTTCAGAAAGTGGGAAAGTACTATTACTATTTCTCAAAGACCACAGGTATCCGCTATCAGAAGGGATTCGGTACCGTAGGAAAGAATAAATATTACTTTGATCCGGATACAGGCAGAATGAAGACGGGCTGGCTGACTTATACAGGAAATAAATATTATTTCAAGAGTAATGGTGTCATGATGGTAAGTACTGTCACAGCGATTAACGGAACTTCTTATAAGTTCGATTCCAACGGTGTGGCATCCAAGTTAGATTACAGCTACAAGATTGAAGGAAACTATGTCAAAGTCTATGACTCTAGGAATGCGAAATACTATTATATGGAAAAAGAGTTCCTGGAACATCCGGGAGTAGCAGAAGGCAAGGTATCCGATCTGGAACTGCTGGCTGCTGTATGTGATGCAGAGGCAGGAAATCAGGGACTTGTGGGAATGGAGGCTGTTGCGCTGTGCATATTGAACAGTACCATTGATAAATATAAAGATTTTCCGTCGCAGATCCGCTATGTGATCTATCAGGGCAAACCTACCCAGTATGCAGTAGTTACCAACGGTGCCCTGCTGAAACGACTGAAAGGTACAGGATGGGAAAGCAAGACAGTTGCCCATCAGGCAGCAGAGAAAGCCATGAAGATCTTTGATGATTATGTGAATACAGGCAAGAAGAGAGTCTTAAGAGGATTTACCACAAAGGATTTCAAATATAAATACTTTATGACTCCTGCTGCGTTCTGGTCACAGAATCTGAACTTCAGCAAACTTAATTACGAGATCTACAAAGGACATGTATTCTTTGAAGACTGGATTTCAGGTTGA
- a CDS encoding MutS-related protein, with the protein MKTGFQVDIMNPYITTILCAAGFILILAILILRNEHQRKKYFLRMIRRIYGQVPDREYEAGDLERISHYYQKIKGDGFVIDDITWNDLDMDRIYMLLNQTVSSPGEDVLYAMLRKPLFSQEEVEKREKLIDFFSTDVQKREKIQMLLSTVGKTRLGSLADTIFAINDAPKASLGIHLGMLAAMAASLAVLPLLPVYGFLLFIALGIINMVIYQAGKDHKIMEIYLDSFGSLLRMLTAADEMETVSWPEVSGQMEAIRRGKKAFTGLRKRAFFLTGANSGTDDFFQAILDYVRMVFHIDILLYNSVLKEVQGKTDVIIEMLDAMGELDACISVASFREILPLSCRPEFISGQKGQAADKAELQVEDLYHPLIAEPVANSMRASGGILVTGSNASGKSTFLKNIAINTILAQTVCTCTCSKYRAPFMKVMTSMALRDDLSGGESYFMVEIRSLKRILDESKKPEPLLCIIDEVLRGTNTIERIAASSRILYNLAKPHVLPFAATHDIELSYILEGSYSNYHFSEEITDHEVVFNYLLKKGRATTRNAIRLLDMLGYDPELVRAAKAAATEFEQTGIWEHICPNG; encoded by the coding sequence TTGAAGACTGGATTTCAGGTTGATATTATGAATCCATATATTACGACTATTTTATGCGCTGCAGGTTTTATCCTGATCCTTGCAATTCTGATCCTGCGAAATGAACACCAGAGAAAGAAATATTTCTTAAGGATGATCCGCCGGATTTATGGACAGGTTCCTGACCGCGAGTATGAAGCTGGTGATCTGGAACGAATCTCTCATTATTACCAGAAAATCAAGGGTGATGGTTTTGTTATTGATGACATTACCTGGAATGACCTTGATATGGACAGAATTTATATGCTGCTGAACCAGACTGTCTCTTCGCCAGGAGAAGATGTACTTTATGCAATGCTGAGGAAACCGCTGTTTTCTCAGGAAGAAGTGGAGAAAAGAGAGAAGCTGATCGATTTTTTCAGCACAGATGTACAGAAAAGAGAAAAAATCCAGATGCTTTTATCCACAGTAGGTAAAACCAGGCTGGGCTCTCTGGCAGATACGATCTTCGCCATCAATGATGCACCGAAAGCATCTCTGGGGATCCATCTTGGAATGCTGGCTGCCATGGCTGCCAGTCTGGCGGTCCTGCCCCTTCTTCCGGTGTATGGATTTTTGCTTTTCATTGCACTGGGAATCATAAATATGGTTATTTATCAGGCTGGAAAAGATCATAAGATCATGGAAATTTATCTGGATTCTTTTGGAAGCCTTCTGCGAATGCTTACGGCGGCAGATGAGATGGAAACAGTTTCCTGGCCGGAAGTAAGCGGTCAGATGGAAGCGATACGAAGAGGGAAAAAAGCCTTCACCGGTTTGAGAAAGAGAGCATTTTTTCTTACAGGTGCAAACAGCGGCACAGATGATTTCTTTCAGGCAATTCTGGATTATGTGCGTATGGTATTTCACATAGATATCCTGTTGTATAATTCTGTGCTGAAAGAGGTGCAGGGAAAAACAGATGTGATCATTGAGATGCTTGATGCTATGGGAGAACTGGATGCATGCATCAGCGTTGCGTCATTTCGGGAAATCCTGCCTCTTAGCTGCAGACCGGAGTTCATTTCCGGACAGAAAGGACAGGCTGCAGACAAGGCAGAACTGCAGGTGGAGGATCTTTATCATCCGCTGATTGCGGAACCTGTGGCAAACAGCATGAGAGCTTCAGGAGGAATTCTGGTCACAGGATCCAATGCTTCAGGAAAGTCTACATTTCTGAAAAATATTGCCATCAACACGATTCTGGCGCAGACGGTATGTACCTGTACCTGCAGTAAGTACAGGGCTCCTTTTATGAAAGTCATGACATCTATGGCATTAAGAGATGATCTTTCCGGAGGGGAAAGCTATTTCATGGTAGAGATCCGATCACTGAAAAGAATTCTGGATGAAAGTAAGAAACCCGAGCCTTTGCTGTGCATTATTGATGAAGTGCTCCGCGGTACGAATACCATAGAGCGTATTGCAGCGTCTTCAAGGATTCTTTATAATCTGGCAAAACCTCATGTCCTGCCTTTTGCGGCAACTCATGATATAGAACTTTCCTACATTCTGGAAGGAAGTTACAGTAATTATCATTTCTCTGAAGAAATTACAGACCATGAAGTGGTGTTTAATTACCTGTTGAAAAAAGGCAGGGCAACTACTCGAAATGCAATCCGGCTTCTGGATATGTTGGGGTATGACCCGGAACTTGTGAGGGCTGCAAAAGCAGCAGCAACAGAATTTGAACAGACCGGAATATGGGAACATATCTGTCCGAATGGCTGA
- the tyrS gene encoding tyrosine--tRNA ligase encodes MTVWDELKARGLIAQVTDEEEIKEMVNNGKATFYIGFDPTADSLHVGHFMALCLMKRLQMAGNRPIALLGGGTGMIGDPSGRSDMRKMMTVETIQHNIDCFKKQMERFIDFSDGKALMVNNADWLMNLNYVEVLRDVGPHFSVNRMLSHECYKQRMERGLTFLEFNYMIMQSYDFYMLYQKYGCTMQFGGDDQWANMLGGTELIRRKLGKDAYAMTITLLLNSEGKKMGKTQSGAVWLDPNKTSPFDFYQYWRNVDDADVIKCMRLLTFLPLEEIDEMAKWEGSQLNKAKEILAYELTNLVHGEEEAKKAQEGARALFAGGADTAHMPTTELTDEDFSEEGTIDLISMLVKAGMVPTRSEGRRAIEQGGVSIDGEKITDVKYTVAKDALTGDGVVLKKGKKKFNKVLAK; translated from the coding sequence ATGACAGTTTGGGACGAGCTGAAAGCCCGTGGTCTGATTGCCCAGGTAACAGACGAAGAAGAGATCAAAGAAATGGTAAATAATGGAAAAGCCACATTTTACATTGGCTTTGACCCTACCGCAGACAGCCTTCATGTTGGACATTTCATGGCACTGTGCCTGATGAAACGTCTGCAGATGGCAGGAAACAGACCAATCGCATTATTAGGCGGCGGTACCGGTATGATCGGTGACCCGTCCGGAAGATCTGATATGCGTAAGATGATGACAGTAGAGACTATCCAGCATAACATCGACTGTTTCAAGAAGCAGATGGAGCGTTTTATCGATTTTTCAGACGGTAAGGCGTTAATGGTAAACAATGCAGACTGGCTGATGAACTTAAATTATGTTGAGGTACTCCGTGATGTTGGACCACATTTCTCTGTAAACCGTATGCTCTCCCATGAGTGCTACAAACAGCGTATGGAACGTGGACTGACATTCCTGGAATTCAACTATATGATCATGCAGAGTTATGATTTCTACATGCTGTATCAGAAATATGGCTGTACCATGCAGTTTGGTGGAGATGATCAGTGGGCAAACATGCTGGGCGGTACAGAGCTGATCCGTCGTAAACTTGGTAAAGATGCATACGCAATGACCATTACACTTCTTCTGAACTCCGAAGGCAAGAAGATGGGTAAAACACAGTCAGGTGCTGTATGGCTTGATCCGAACAAGACTTCCCCATTTGATTTCTACCAGTACTGGAGAAATGTAGATGATGCAGATGTTATCAAATGTATGCGTCTCCTCACATTCCTTCCATTAGAAGAAATCGACGAGATGGCGAAATGGGAAGGAAGCCAGTTAAATAAAGCGAAAGAAATCCTTGCATATGAGCTGACAAACCTGGTTCACGGCGAAGAGGAAGCAAAGAAAGCACAGGAAGGTGCCAGAGCACTTTTTGCAGGCGGCGCTGACACTGCACATATGCCGACTACTGAACTTACAGATGAAGACTTTTCAGAAGAAGGAACAATCGACCTGATCTCCATGCTTGTAAAAGCAGGAATGGTTCCGACACGTTCCGAGGGACGCCGTGCAATTGAGCAGGGCGGTGTTTCCATCGACGGTGAGAAGATCACAGATGTGAAATATACAGTTGCCAAAGATGCACTGACAGGTGACGGTGTAGTGCTTAAGAAAGGTAAGAAAAAATTTAACAAAGTTCTTGCCAAATAA
- the alaS gene encoding alanine--tRNA ligase encodes MKKYGVNELRQMFLDFMESKGHLVMKSFSLVPQGDKSLLLINAGMAPLKPYFTGAEIPPRTRVSTCQKCIRTGDIENVGKTARHGTFFEMLGNFSFGDYFKTEAIHWSWEFLTEVVGLDANRLYPSVYLEDDEAFDIWNKEIGIPAERIFRFGKEDNFWEYGAGPCGPCSEIYYDRGEKYGCGKPGCTVGCDCDRYMEVWNNVFTQFENDGNGNYTTLKQKNIDTGMGLERLAVVVQDVDSIFDVDTICALRNLVCKISGKEYEKNYNDDVSIRLITDHIRSATFMISDGIMPTNEGRGYVLRRLIRRAARHGRLLGIEGTFLAKLSEEVINGSKAGYPELEEKKEFIFKVLTNEENQFNKTIDQGLRILGEMEDAMTAAGEKTLSGENAFKLYDTYGFPMDLTKEILEEKGYDIDEEGFQKCMEEQRNKARSAREVTNYMGADATVYDDIDVNVTTEFVGYDHLTFDSKVTVLTTETEIVNSLMEGQKGTIFVEKTPFYATMGGQVGDTGVIETANGKFVVEDTIKLRGGKFGHVGHMESGMISTGETVSLKVNEAARRDTEKNHSATHLLQKALKTVLGSHVEQKGSLVTPDRLRFDFAHFQAMTADEIAQVEALVNKEIQAGLEVRTDVMDVEEAKKSGAMALFGEKYDQKVRVVSMGDFSKELCGGTHVANTSNIMLFKIVSESGIAAGVRRIEALTGNGVLEYYKKQEELLHAAAKALKANPAEIVEKIGHLQGEVKALSSENESLKSKLAQGALGDVMDKVVEVKGVKLLAAKVDGVDMNGLRDLGDQLKGKLGEGVVLLAAVNGEKVNLLAMATDTAQKAGAHAGNLIKAVAAIVGGGGGGRPNMAQAGGKNPAKAQEAVDAAAGILEGQIK; translated from the coding sequence ATGAAGAAATACGGAGTAAATGAACTTCGTCAGATGTTCCTCGATTTTATGGAAAGCAAAGGACATCTGGTAATGAAAAGCTTTTCCCTGGTACCACAGGGAGATAAGAGTCTTCTGCTGATCAACGCAGGTATGGCTCCGCTGAAACCATATTTTACAGGTGCTGAAATCCCACCGAGAACAAGAGTAAGTACCTGCCAGAAATGTATCCGTACAGGCGATATCGAGAATGTAGGTAAGACTGCACGCCACGGTACATTCTTCGAAATGCTCGGTAACTTCTCATTCGGTGATTACTTCAAAACAGAAGCAATCCACTGGTCATGGGAATTCCTGACAGAAGTAGTAGGACTGGACGCAAACCGTCTTTATCCGTCTGTATATCTGGAAGATGATGAAGCATTCGATATCTGGAATAAAGAGATTGGAATCCCGGCTGAGAGAATCTTCCGTTTCGGAAAAGAAGACAATTTCTGGGAGTACGGCGCTGGCCCATGTGGTCCATGTTCAGAAATCTACTATGATCGTGGAGAGAAATACGGCTGCGGTAAACCTGGCTGTACAGTAGGCTGTGACTGCGACCGTTACATGGAAGTATGGAACAACGTATTTACCCAGTTTGAGAATGACGGTAACGGAAATTATACAACACTGAAACAGAAGAACATTGATACAGGTATGGGTCTGGAACGTCTGGCAGTTGTTGTCCAGGACGTAGACTCTATCTTTGACGTAGACACTATCTGCGCACTGCGTAACTTGGTATGCAAGATTTCCGGAAAAGAATATGAGAAAAACTACAACGATGATGTATCTATCCGACTGATCACAGACCATATCCGCTCTGCAACATTTATGATCTCTGACGGTATCATGCCTACAAACGAAGGCCGTGGATATGTACTTCGCCGTCTGATCCGCCGTGCGGCACGTCACGGACGTCTTCTTGGCATCGAAGGCACTTTCCTTGCTAAATTAAGTGAAGAAGTGATCAACGGTTCCAAAGCAGGATATCCGGAACTGGAAGAGAAGAAAGAATTCATCTTCAAAGTTTTGACAAACGAAGAGAACCAGTTTAACAAGACTATCGACCAGGGTCTTCGTATCCTTGGTGAAATGGAAGATGCAATGACAGCAGCAGGAGAGAAAACACTTTCCGGCGAAAATGCATTCAAATTATATGATACTTACGGATTCCCGATGGATCTTACAAAAGAGATCCTTGAGGAAAAAGGCTATGATATCGATGAAGAAGGCTTCCAGAAATGCATGGAAGAGCAGAGAAACAAAGCTCGTTCTGCACGTGAAGTAACAAACTATATGGGTGCTGACGCAACTGTATATGATGATATCGATGTAAACGTTACAACAGAATTCGTAGGATATGATCATCTTACCTTTGATTCCAAAGTAACTGTTCTTACAACAGAGACAGAGATTGTAAACTCCCTGATGGAAGGACAGAAAGGTACAATTTTCGTGGAGAAGACTCCATTCTATGCAACCATGGGTGGACAGGTCGGTGACACTGGTGTGATCGAAACTGCAAACGGTAAGTTCGTAGTAGAAGATACTATCAAACTCCGTGGCGGTAAATTCGGTCATGTAGGTCATATGGAATCCGGTATGATCTCCACAGGTGAAACTGTTTCCCTGAAAGTAAATGAAGCTGCAAGAAGAGACACTGAGAAGAACCACAGTGCAACACATCTTCTTCAGAAAGCACTAAAGACAGTACTTGGAAGCCATGTAGAACAGAAAGGTTCTCTGGTGACACCGGACAGACTTCGTTTCGACTTTGCTCATTTCCAGGCTATGACAGCAGATGAGATCGCACAGGTAGAAGCACTTGTAAACAAAGAAATCCAGGCCGGCCTTGAAGTCCGTACAGATGTTATGGATGTGGAAGAGGCTAAGAAATCCGGAGCAATGGCTCTGTTCGGAGAGAAATATGATCAGAAGGTACGTGTGGTATCCATGGGTGACTTCTCCAAGGAACTCTGCGGTGGTACTCATGTGGCAAATACAAGCAATATCATGCTGTTCAAGATCGTTTCTGAATCCGGTATCGCAGCAGGTGTGCGCCGTATCGAGGCTCTGACAGGCAACGGAGTTCTGGAATACTATAAGAAACAGGAAGAACTGCTTCACGCAGCAGCAAAAGCTCTGAAAGCAAATCCTGCAGAGATCGTAGAGAAGATCGGACATCTTCAGGGAGAAGTGAAAGCACTCTCTAGCGAGAACGAATCCTTAAAGAGCAAACTGGCTCAGGGCGCTCTGGGAGATGTTATGGATAAAGTGGTAGAAGTCAAAGGTGTGAAACTCCTCGCTGCAAAAGTAGACGGAGTTGACATGAACGGACTTCGTGACCTTGGCGATCAGCTGAAGGGTAAACTTGGTGAAGGTGTTGTCCTCCTGGCAGCAGTAAACGGCGAGAAAGTAAACCTTCTTGCCATGGCTACAGACACAGCACAGAAAGCAGGCGCACACGCAGGTAACCTGATCAAAGCAGTGGCAGCCATCGTAGGCGGTGGCGGCGGCGGACGTCCGAACATGGCTCAGGCCGGCGGAAAGAACCCGGCCAAAGCTCAGGAAGCTGTAGATGCAGCAGCAGGAATCCTTGAAGGTCAGATAAAGTAA
- the rpsU gene encoding 30S ribosomal protein S21 — translation MSNVIVKENETLDSALRRFKRSCAKAGIQQEIRKREHYEKPSVRRKKKSEAARKRKYN, via the coding sequence ATGTCAAACGTAATCGTAAAAGAGAACGAGACTTTAGATAGCGCTCTTCGCAGATTCAAGAGAAGCTGCGCAAAGGCAGGAATTCAGCAGGAAATCCGCAAAAGAGAGCATTACGAGAAACCAAGCGTTCGTCGTAAAAAGAAATCTGAAGCCGCAAGAAAACGTAAATATAATTAA
- the cls gene encoding cardiolipin synthase — protein MKAENNKRLKEKKNWILLLLKKVAKLLFNRIFYVAVAILVQFGWIMMMVMRLATYSRYVDILLKLVGVVIVLWILNKEINPSYKLAWTILILVLPILGVVLYLLFGRSRIATIMQQHFEQRIEESRDYLQDRHETRERLEEMDLSAAIQSRYISDISRFPVHENTTAEYFQVGDDMFPVLVRELKQAKKYIFIEYFIINDGVMWQTILHILEKKAAEGVDVRLIYDGFGCLTTLPHKYYEELRAKGISCQVFNPFRPLLNIIQNNRDHRKLCIMDGWVGFTGGINLADEYINQKERFGHWKDTAVMLKGEAVWNMTAMFLHMWAVVSRSNESIDYEAYFPHKYHEEEFESDGFIQPFCDTPLDEEIVGENVYLNIINKAKNYVYICTPYLIIDNEMMTALCLAAKSGVDVRIMTPGIPDKKLVFLLTQSYYKQLLESGVKIYEYQPGFLHAKSFVCDDEIGVVGTINLDYRSLYLHFEDGVWIYKNRVIQDIKEDFVQTMEYCRPVELQFCLNRNIGVRMMQNIFRVFAPML, from the coding sequence TTGAAAGCAGAAAACAACAAAAGACTGAAAGAAAAGAAAAACTGGATCCTGTTACTGTTAAAGAAAGTGGCCAAGCTTCTCTTTAACCGAATTTTTTATGTGGCAGTAGCCATTTTGGTCCAGTTTGGATGGATTATGATGATGGTAATGCGTCTGGCAACTTATTCCAGATATGTAGATATCCTACTTAAACTGGTTGGAGTTGTGATCGTATTATGGATCCTGAACAAGGAGATTAATCCGTCGTATAAACTGGCGTGGACCATACTGATCCTGGTTCTGCCAATCCTTGGGGTCGTTCTGTATCTGCTGTTTGGACGCTCCAGGATCGCTACGATCATGCAACAGCATTTTGAACAGAGGATTGAGGAGAGCAGGGATTATCTGCAGGATCGGCACGAGACAAGAGAAAGACTGGAAGAGATGGATCTGTCAGCTGCAATCCAGTCCAGATATATATCAGACATTTCCAGATTTCCGGTTCATGAGAATACCACTGCAGAGTATTTCCAGGTAGGAGATGATATGTTTCCGGTCCTTGTCCGTGAGTTGAAACAGGCGAAGAAGTATATTTTTATCGAATATTTCATCATCAACGATGGTGTGATGTGGCAGACAATCCTTCATATATTGGAAAAGAAAGCTGCAGAAGGAGTAGATGTCCGTCTGATTTATGACGGATTTGGATGCCTTACCACACTTCCTCACAAATATTATGAAGAACTCCGTGCCAAAGGAATCTCCTGTCAGGTATTTAACCCGTTCCGTCCACTTCTGAATATCATTCAGAATAACCGTGATCACAGGAAACTTTGTATCATGGATGGCTGGGTAGGATTTACCGGAGGTATCAATCTGGCAGATGAATACATTAATCAGAAAGAGCGTTTCGGACACTGGAAAGATACTGCTGTTATGCTGAAGGGTGAAGCTGTCTGGAATATGACTGCCATGTTCCTTCACATGTGGGCGGTAGTGAGCAGATCCAATGAGAGTATTGATTATGAAGCTTATTTTCCACATAAATATCATGAGGAAGAGTTTGAGAGTGATGGATTTATTCAGCCATTCTGCGATACTCCTCTGGATGAGGAGATTGTAGGTGAGAATGTATATCTGAATATCATTAATAAAGCGAAGAATTATGTATATATCTGCACTCCATATCTGATCATTGATAACGAGATGATGACTGCTCTTTGTCTGGCTGCGAAAAGCGGTGTGGATGTCCGTATTATGACTCCGGGGATTCCAGACAAGAAACTGGTATTTCTTCTGACTCAGTCCTACTACAAACAATTGTTGGAATCAGGAGTGAAAATTTATGAATACCAGCCAGGATTTCTCCATGCGAAATCCTTTGTATGTGATGATGAGATTGGAGTAGTGGGAACCATTAATCTGGATTACCGAAGTCTGTATCTCCATTTCGAAGATGGTGTATGGATTTATAAAAACAGAGTCATACAGGATATTAAAGAAGATTTTGTCCAGACCATGGAATATTGCCGCCCGGTAGAGCTGCAGTTCTGTCTGAACAGAAATATAGGGGTGCGGATGATGCAGAATATTTTCCGCGTATTTGCACCAATGCTGTAA
- a CDS encoding D-alanyl-D-alanine carboxypeptidase family protein: protein MAKKWISFICVWIMALTVLLTPLTVRAQNDSTDETGNTDLIQAPSGVLMEPETGTIIYEKDKDTRRSPASITKIMTLILIFDALEKGTLKLEDTVTTSAYAKSMGGSQVFLEEGETQTVETMIKCIVIASGNDASVAMAEHICGSEQEFVRHMNERAAGLGMTNTHFEDCCGLTDSANHYTTAEDIAIMSRELITKYPKILEYSSIWMENITHVTRQGFKEFCLTNTNKLLRSYEGCVGLKTGSTSLAKYCLSAVAKRNGVTLIAVVMAAPDYKVRFKDAATMLNYGFGRCSIYIDEKMQALPQVPVKKGKEKSVPLLYAEQFKYLSTDGNAISNVKRKLRIHRDVDAPVKKGEQAGEMIYSANGKELGRVKILYGKTVSKATYGDCLKEILQNL, encoded by the coding sequence ATGGCAAAAAAGTGGATTTCATTCATATGTGTATGGATCATGGCATTAACCGTGCTTCTGACACCGTTAACAGTCAGGGCACAGAATGATTCGACAGATGAAACGGGAAATACAGATCTGATCCAGGCGCCGTCTGGTGTACTGATGGAACCGGAGACAGGAACGATTATCTATGAAAAAGATAAAGACACCCGCAGAAGCCCGGCCAGCATCACGAAGATCATGACACTGATCCTGATCTTCGATGCTCTGGAAAAAGGTACCCTGAAACTGGAAGACACAGTTACCACCAGTGCCTATGCCAAATCTATGGGCGGCTCTCAGGTCTTTCTGGAGGAAGGGGAAACTCAGACAGTAGAAACCATGATCAAATGTATTGTGATAGCATCAGGCAATGATGCCAGTGTGGCAATGGCAGAACACATCTGCGGAAGTGAGCAGGAGTTTGTGCGCCATATGAATGAAAGAGCAGCAGGGCTTGGAATGACCAATACGCATTTCGAGGACTGCTGTGGACTGACAGATTCTGCCAATCATTATACAACTGCAGAGGATATTGCCATTATGAGCAGAGAATTGATCACGAAATATCCTAAGATCCTGGAATATTCTTCCATCTGGATGGAAAATATCACCCACGTGACCAGACAGGGATTCAAAGAATTCTGTCTGACCAATACCAATAAACTTCTGCGAAGCTATGAAGGCTGTGTGGGACTGAAAACAGGAAGCACCAGTCTTGCCAAATACTGTCTCAGTGCTGTGGCGAAAAGAAATGGAGTCACCCTCATCGCAGTAGTAATGGCTGCTCCGGACTATAAGGTACGATTTAAAGATGCTGCTACCATGCTTAACTATGGATTTGGAAGATGCAGTATTTACATAGATGAAAAAATGCAGGCACTGCCACAGGTTCCGGTGAAAAAAGGAAAAGAGAAGTCCGTCCCTCTTCTTTATGCGGAACAGTTCAAATATCTCAGCACAGATGGTAATGCCATTTCCAATGTAAAAAGAAAGCTGCGGATCCACCGCGATGTAGATGCACCGGTGAAAAAAGGAGAGCAGGCGGGAGAGATGATTTATTCTGCCAATGGAAAGGAACTTGGAAGAGTAAAGATTCTGTATGGAAAAACAGTATCAAAAGCCACCTACGGCGACTGTCTGAAAGAAATACTGCAGAATCTCTGA